One Glycine max cultivar Williams 82 chromosome 4, Glycine_max_v4.0, whole genome shotgun sequence DNA segment encodes these proteins:
- the LOC100817156 gene encoding uncharacterized protein codes for MAATTAMEAEAVWSVKCYCCGLTEECTPRYIDGVRERYQGRWICGLCAEAVKEEGLKLKDDVDVDVDVSTDEALKRHMKFRSSTSSPPNKPTLDLILAMKHLLFRSLDSPRKEPLTFSPLATSRTCFSPGSSKGEPQEAREVITSEW; via the coding sequence ATGGCAGCGACGACGGCGATGGAGGCGGAGGCGGTGTGGTCCGTGAAGTGCTACTGCTGCGGGTTAACGGAGGAGTGCACGCCGCGTTACATTGACGGCGTTAGAGAGAGATATCAGGGTCGTTGGATTTGTGGTTTGTGTGCAGAGGCAGTGAAGGAAGAGGGTTTGAAATTGAaggatgatgttgatgttgatgttgatgttagCACCGATGAAGCGCTGAAGCGCCACATGAAGTTCAGATCTTCCACTTCTAGCCCTCCCAACAAACCCACCCTTGACTTGATTCTCGCAATGAAGCACCTTCTTTTCCGTTCTTTGGATTCTCCGAGGAAGGAGCCTTTGACTTTTTCGCCACTTGCAACATCACGCACGTGCTTTTCACCTGGATCCTCAAAGGGGGAGCCACAAGAGGCTAGAGAGGTAATTACCAGTGAGTGGTAA